The following nucleotide sequence is from Bactrocera oleae isolate idBacOlea1 chromosome 2, idBacOlea1, whole genome shotgun sequence.
CTCAGCCTTTGAAGCGTCAGTTTTTACCTCACCCTTTTCTTTGTCatcttttttattacttatactTTCGAAAGCATCAGATTTTATCTGACTCTTTTCCTTGTTATCTTTATTATTGCTTACATTATCTGAAACTCTGTTGTCACTTTTACATTCTTCATTTAATACTTCTTTTACAACCTTCTTAATTTCAGGCGTTTCGTTTACAACTTCAACGTTGGTCTTTTCTTTGACTGCAGCTTCATCTGATATCTCTTCGGATTTCTTCAATTCCTGCTTTCCACCATCATTAGATTGGTCGATGCTACCCTCACGACGTGACCTGGACAACTTTAGTTGCTGTTCTAACACTTCGAGACGCTTCTCTAATTCGGCTGCTGTCGGGAGGTTATCTTTAGGCTTAGTACTTTTGTCAGTGTCCTCATTTCGCTTGAGcatcattttaatattaatacttatattgaTCGGTTTGAGGGCACCAGTTTCTTCGAGTTCTCCGACGTAACGCACGAGCTCTTTACCGGTCGCATCAACAGTCTCTAAGCTGAGTCGCCGTGGTGAGTCTGTCGCTACAGCTGTTTGTTGTTCCTTTATTCGCACAGCTTCTAGCAACTTGAGACTATTTTCACTATACTGCTTTTCTAGCGCTAACACACGCTTTTCCAAATCATCGGCTGTTTGCTGTTGAGCACGTGTGGATGTGGTGGGTACTTCGTCGTCTGCGGACTGACTCTTCAAATCGGCGAAATGTTTTCTCGATGCCACTTCGGAATCACTTGCACAGCGCTGCTTGTAGAATTTCATGATCAATTGTCTTTCCAAAAATTGTAAACGATTCTCAAGATCAGCTCTTGATGGTAAATCGGAGAAACGACGAACCATTTTGTATGATTGATGGTACCAAGGTTCGTAATTCTCCGATCTAAAGAAAGCGGTGTTTGCATGTGCTTCCGAGGTTCCATCGAACGGCGATGTTCGTTGTCGTTCTGGTGTTATTCGGCGATTTGGATTAATGTCGCTGGGTTTTAGATTTTCGCCATTGGGTTGTACTTTAATTTTACTCTGGAACTCTTGTATGAGAGCGCGGTGTTGTTCGTCATTGAATGGTGTTTCTGTTGAATCTTTTAATGGCATAGGTGGAGCGACGGGTATGTGAGAGGACACCTGTGTATCATCTACTGCagttttttctttatcattttgtGCCTTAGTGAATTTCTCTTTATCCGTGGCTTTCGTTGTCTTTTCTTGTGTTGCTTTCTTTCCTCGTTTCTCTCTTTCTTGTTCCTTTTCGACTCTTTGTGCGTTTTGCTCACTTGTTCGCCGGTGTAATGCCTCGTATCGGCTCTCCAAGTCTTCAGTGCTTGGTGGTTCCAAAGATTTCCTTTTCGGTTCCTTGGTGGTAATCCTTACTTCCGGTAACTCATGTGACTCTTCCTCTACAACTGTCTCAGACTTTACTTTTACACCGTGCTCTTTTTCAGCTATCGATTTAGTGCTCATTCGCCTTTTTAAAGATTCATAACGTTTCTCTAAGTCTTCTGTAGATGGCGGTTCAGAGGCACGACGTTTACTTTTCACACTTAGAGAGTTGTTACTTTTTTCCGCTTCTGGCTGGACTTCTATCTTTTCAGtggttttcgttaatttttcgTTGACCTCTTTACATTTCTCATTAAAGACCTCAATTAGCTTAGGATCTGGTATCTTTACTTTGTTTTGAGTCTGATCTAGGTCAGTCCCATCCTGCTTAGTTAACTCTCTGTTGACTTGCTTGCACTTTTCCTCAAAGTTCTTGACTGCGTTAGCATCTCTTGTCGGTTCAGAATTTGGTATATCTTTGCTTTGTTCTAATTGAATTTGTGCTTTAGTGTGTTCGGACTGTGATGCGATTTTCTTCTGctcaatattatttgactttgcCTTTTCGGATTCTTTTGACAATTCCAATCTTTCGTTAGACTTTTCCCCTGTATTTTCAGTTTTTCGTGGATTTTCTTTTACCTCAGACTTTGTCTGACATTTTTCAGTTGGCGTTgagcttttattttgtttgacaGTTTCTGCAGATTTTTGTGAACGTTCTTTGTTCCTAACTTCGTGCGTCTTTGTAATTTCTATTgtacttttcttttctttgcTACTCACCAAGCTGGCGCTACTCATTTGTTTTTCTAAAGCTTTAAAGCGCTTCTCAAGCTCCTCCGTACTTGGTGGTGATTTTCTTCCCGAACTTTTTGCTTCTTCGCTTTTGCTTTCTTCTACTGGCTTTTCACTATGCCCACCATCGCGTTCTTTTGATTGATTTTCTAATTTGCTCCCGTTACTAGTGTCATTTAAGTTTTTACATTCTTTCACCTTCTTCTCTGTATCGATTTCTATTTTAGTTGTTTTAGTAGTCATTCTAGTATCGACTTGACCATTGTCATCATGGCCCGGACGTTCTAAATTGCTACCTTGTTTACTTTCGCCCGCAGAATATTTTCCTGGAGACTTTTCTCTTGTACGTTTTACATTTTCTTCCTCATGTCCTTTCTCCTTTTCGCtctgttcatttaattttgcattttcaattTTGGTACTCGACTGTAATTCAACTTGTTCAGCAAAGTGTATGTTCTCTTTAACTTCTTCTGTTCTTATATCCTCATCGCTAAAAGTTTTTGGTTTCTCTTTAATTACACTTTCAACGTCGCTGTCTTCATATTTTGGTCTCTCTTTCGTGTCACTTCTTTCTTCGACATTGGCTTCGTCGGGTGgctccttttttgttttgcaggGACTTGACTTCTGTGTGCTCATTCTTCGTTCAAGTGCATTAAATCGGTCTTCCAATTCGGCAGTAGAAGGCAATTTCTTTAAGCGTGGTTTTTCGGTTTCCTTGACTTCCTCTTCTTTTTCCAAGTCCTCATCTGTCTCAATTTCATTTTTGAGCTTCTTTTGACTCTCACCTTTCTCTAAATTTTGCTTATTACCATCGGTTGGCGTATTGGGTGGAGTTGGCATATCTTTAGCCCCATCCGCTTTATCATCCTGTCGCAAATCCATTGAACTTTTAATTGGCAAACCATTTGAACTTAACTGTCTCTCCAATGCATTATACCGATCTTCCAGTTTTGTAGTTGAATATATGTGATTGCTGGCTCGTTTCGATAATGCATCTTCAGGTGTGTTTTCAGAGTGTACAATAACAGATATACTATTTCTAATGTCGGTATCAAGGGGCTTAACTGCTAAATCTTCTATTATGGAATTTTCATTGAAGTTTTTGCTTGAATCTTCGACGTGTTTTGATTCTGTAAAAGGGCTGTTCGTTAGTTCTGTGGATTTGTGTTTAGACAAATCTCTAAATTCGCTACTTTCTGCAAACCTTTTCCTCACATTCGCGTCCACATTCATTTCCTTCTCCAGCGTGTTCAACCTTTTTTCCAACTCAGCTGTTGTTGGAATTTTTCTAGCACTGTCTTCAGCAAACATATTATCGCCGTTAGTCTTCACTTTGTCTGTTCGAAAACTATTTTCACTCATTCTGCGTTCCATTGTCTGAAAGCGCTCCTCAATGTCGATAGTTGCAGAACGTGTTAACGTCATACGTCTAGGATCACGTCGTTTTCTACAGGCACTGTTCAATGTGTTTGATTTCTTTGCTTTCACCTTATCTTCGTACGCCTTGTGCTCTTCCACATTTGCAGAGTTTTCTTCAAAATGTGCAGCTGCTTCGCCAGGGATATTGGCATCTCTTATTGTGCCTCTAGGTATTTCATTATTCTCCACTTTGCCGTGAACTGTGTTACTAAAATCGTCTGTCTCGTGCGAATCTTTCATTTTGTCTTGTCTTAAACTTGTGGAAAGTTCAGTAGTCGCTTCAGCGATGAAAGCCGCTGACGACTTCTCAGAGTAGTCCATTAGTAATTCCATGCGTCTGTGAGAGTCTGCATCTGTGGCTTCTATTTCTTTAATACCATCTTGTGTACCATTCTTTTCACAGAAATCGCTTGAATTTGTATCAACAGTATCACTTTTTTCAACCTCTACTAGTTCAGTAGCTTCATCTTCGTCTCTACGTATGCCATCTTCTTCGTTGAGCGAATAAAATAAGTCTAACTTTGTGGGTCTCTCTACACTATTGACACGTTCGAAATACTGATTCGTCACACCATCATCGCTGACAGCAAATCTTTTACCCTCCTCGCCATCATCCCCACTGCCCAGGGAGTTGGTTGAGTCGAGGAAGAGTGGTTTTGGTGTTGGCAACGGACTAATATTGGAACCATTGAGGTAAGCAATTATATCTGGCATTGGAGAAAGCTGACTTGTGCTTGTTATCACAGGAAACTCTAAGACATCTGTCTGAATGTGTAGTGCACCTAGCTTCGTAGTAGCCAAATCGCCAGCGATAGATGAAAATTTAGTGTCAGACCATTCCACTGACGCGGCTGCACCTTTATAACCGAGGCGATCGCATTCCGTCGAGCTATCTTCCTCCTCCTTTATCAATTCCTCAAAATGATGTGAACGTGGTGTCTTTTGCTCATCACCACTGTATGTCGGCGAATCGGATGTCATAAGCATGAAAGGAATCTCAGTTGAAGAAGGTGCCCAAGACTTAGGACGTCTACGTTCTTTCTCACTATCACTGGGTTCATTTAGGGTTTCTAGCTTCGTAGAGAGTTCTTTGGCTTTACGGGATGATTTCGCTCTACGTTTGGGACTATTTTCAATTGAAGAGGAATGTGTTTTATCAGCGCCCGAATTTGGATCGTCCTCATCGCAAAGACTTGTATCAGTACTCGAGCCGCCAACTTCGTCGTCACCCTCACTTTCTTCACTGTACGACGATGAGTCGCTCTTACCGATACGCGAGCGAATTTTTTGTGACTTTGGTACAGCGTCTACACCATCGCGCAACAATGTAGCACGATCCGCCTT
It contains:
- the LOC106622319 gene encoding microtubule-associated protein futsch isoform X3 encodes the protein MFDFSSLKFASCAKDLEHFSARKLIDISAILKVEIRLMGHFLERVLISRERNRRHQDTLCGFVDALLYVRYHNVHPKMRFSLSPPPSSKSASVITSPTNMQANYAQSNYNEPRVSGVGARSDDDISPAKATAAPTVAAAPAKHDVDDEAASDYNQWLHAMKLVARLPGGMPPEFRRKLWLSLADKYLTSKNVDWAKEEEKCFCEKWREDDEELGIQIVKDLHRTGSNLCTGPAATINQAKLKRILLGYARYNPEVGYCQGFNMLGALILQVMEKEEAESMKVMIYLVEGVLPPGYFHGSMGGLQADMAVFRELMQTKLPRLAKHLQKLQGPSENAFEPPLTNVFTMQWFLTMFCTCLPMSCVLRVWDLVLIEGSDVLLRTALVLWSLLEDRVLSTRTADDFYGKMGSFSSELLNGHLIDSNGLIEKVVQLGPIPDIQKLRDKHLYNITPLHHKQGLQFYYDDEEPGSDEESRLAVATVWGMPWGRRGSQGQTTNATKQVTENKERLALDISLLKKQYDRLRERQRQAHIILTTACSTARQSAIATTSTQSNQSVAMNQLLLGRAAIVTNKGRRPPPGAIPPARKPSLPTVLHSRQPVRQLRRGETLHWRDADISKRRRDSLTWKEIKADRATLLRDGVDAVPKSQKIRSRIGKSDSSSYSEESEGDDEVGGSSTDTSLCDEDDPNSGADKTHSSSIENSPKRRAKSSRKAKELSTKLETLNEPSDSEKERRRPKSWAPSSTEIPFMLMTSDSPTYSGDEQKTPRSHHFEELIKEEEDSSTECDRLGYKGAAASVEWSDTKFSSIAGDLATTKLGALHIQTDVLEFPVITSTSQLSPMPDIIAYLNGSNISPLPTPKPLFLDSTNSLGSGDDGEEGKRFAVSDDGVTNQYFERVNSVERPTKLDLFYSLNEEDGIRRDEDEATELVEVEKSDTVDTNSSDFCEKNGTQDGIKEIEATDADSHRRMELLMDYSEKSSAAFIAEATTELSTSLRQDKMKDSHETDDFSNTVHGKVENNEIPRGTIRDANIPGEAAAHFEENSANVEEHKAYEDKVKAKKSNTLNSACRKRRDPRRMTLTRSATIDIEERFQTMERRMSENSFRTDKVKTNGDNMFAEDSARKIPTTAELEKRLNTLEKEMNVDANVRKRFAESSEFRDLSKHKSTELTNSPFTESKHVEDSSKNFNENSIIEDLAVKPLDTDIRNSISVIVHSENTPEDALSKRASNHIYSTTKLEDRYNALERQLSSNGLPIKSSMDLRQDDKADGAKDMPTPPNTPTDGNKQNLEKGESQKKLKNEIETDEDLEKEEEVKETEKPRLKKLPSTAELEDRFNALERRMSTQKSSPCKTKKEPPDEANVEERSDTKERPKYEDSDVESVIKEKPKTFSDEDIRTEEVKENIHFAEQVELQSSTKIENAKLNEQSEKEKGHEEENVKRTREKSPGKYSAGESKQGSNLERPGHDDNGQVDTRMTTKTTKIEIDTEKKVKECKNLNDTSNGSKLENQSKERDGGHSEKPVEESKSEEAKSSGRKSPPSTEELEKRFKALEKQMSSASLVSSKEKKSTIEITKTHEVRNKERSQKSAETVKQNKSSTPTEKCQTKSEVKENPRKTENTGEKSNERLELSKESEKAKSNNIEQKKIASQSEHTKAQIQLEQSKDIPNSEPTRDANAVKNFEEKCKQVNRELTKQDGTDLDQTQNKVKIPDPKLIEVFNEKCKEVNEKLTKTTEKIEVQPEAEKSNNSLSVKSKRRASEPPSTEDLEKRYESLKRRMSTKSIAEKEHGVKVKSETVVEEESHELPEVRITTKEPKRKSLEPPSTEDLESRYEALHRRTSEQNAQRVEKEQEREKRGKKATQEKTTKATDKEKFTKAQNDKEKTAVDDTQVSSHIPVAPPMPLKDSTETPFNDEQHRALIQEFQSKIKVQPNGENLKPSDINPNRRITPERQRTSPFDGTSEAHANTAFFRSENYEPWYHQSYKMVRRFSDLPSRADLENRLQFLERQLIMKFYKQRCASDSEVASRKHFADLKSQSADDEVPTTSTRAQQQTADDLEKRVLALEKQYSENSLKLLEAVRIKEQQTAVATDSPRRLSLETVDATGKELVRYVGELEETGALKPINISINIKMMLKRNEDTDKSTKPKDNLPTAAELEKRLEVLEQQLKLSRSRREGSIDQSNDGGKQELKKSEEISDEAAVKEKTNVEVVNETPEIKKVVKEVLNEECKSDNRVSDNVSNNKDNKEKSQIKSDAFESISNKKDDKEKGEVKTDASKAEKTLENQQIARSNKECINNKEKSNDGDTSNMNSEPQQVGEHNKAQNLSKEEKTTQENGRANNISVEKDVLGKETQVESIKETETVKDYSAVQKDSNKEKQDDSKAPTKGMESHEATECIRAPTQTAIQVGTSDPNNKTMVLLLDNEPKAVKVRRLTRANTEELENLFQALEKQLSDRNLIKSEDGKLMRAANKPDVATSEESKAITQLSKEIEDFTKSDKSAKEDEATPKKCADASKTPTAEDYDWGTDPVKRHLKRKTAHLPSTKELEARFRSLERQIKLLEDVEKIDVEQRLNEIERKIKMQYSLSHEKDLTKFLELCEGKNLDELPEAISAARDKYQPDEAGAARTPTPKKDRSPYTSPLRNKEKTPYTSPAQTPRQSRSPKRHTSPGRVQYEDMNASGSKSPKRRVSPGHVRYEDPNIPSTEDLEYRFRALELPRSKSRESLNSKAHRNVGDSKKSLIHPLEMLLDPSPDEDAIPTTGELEHRIRVLDGKRKTPSPSRRPRSRSPTIEDIKNRKLAEEQLPRTPIHNLEKLVASPTKRGLPTAEELEARMRALEEEHCFDFKMQKSYQEFNRKLKDVVSPSLSFEEFKTSKSREESPRRGEANRSTTPKSVLRDTASIYEDVQYRSTSPKAIRFRDEAADYVPSMPYRPKSRTNIRDVTGRMTLTDSCSSINAIGHQTEGLDEFGSRLMRETSPLQRTGSHTGIPLRTNDNINERLDSIKNTIKSIDTLCEEKPYHKERCQRYIDSLFSDSIHFASKKTSLEDLSHSENRVHEYGPSIRVSDHSQRHSDYLYGRTIGSADSIRSTSPLRAASPLHHRSNRDIRREISPRRRREEEHEEYQSRLLNEKNI
- the LOC106622319 gene encoding microtubule-associated protein futsch isoform X5, which encodes MFDFSSLKFASCAKDLEHFSARKLIDISAILKVEIRLMGHFLERVLISRERNRRHQDTLCGFVDALLYVRYHNVHPKMRFSLSPPPSSKSASVITSPTNMQANYAQSNYNEPRVSGVGARSDDDISPAKATAAPTVAAAPAKHDVDDEAASDYNQWLHAMKLVARLPGGMPPEFRRKLWLSLADKYLTSKNVDWAKEEEKCFCEKWREDDEELGIQIVKDLHRTGSNLCTGPAATINQAKLKRILLGYARYNPEVGYCQGFNMLGALILQVMEKEEAESMKVMIYLVEGVLPPGYFHGSMGGLQADMAVFRELMQTKLPRLAKHLQKLQGPSENAFEPPLTNVFTMQWFLTMFCTCLPMSCVLRVWDLVLIEGSDVLLRTALVLWSLLEDRVLSTRTADDFYGKMGSFSSELLNGHLIDSNGLIEKVVQLGPIPDIQKLRDKHLYNITPLHHKQGLQFYYDDEEPGSDEESRLAVATVWGMPWGRRGSQGQTTNATKQVTENKERLALDISLLKKQYDRLRERQRQAHIILTTACSTARQSAIATTSTQSNQSVAMNQLLLGRAAIVTNKGRRPPPGAIPPARKPSLPTVLHSRQPVRQLRRGETLHWRDADISKRRRDSLTWKEIKADRATLLRDGVDAVPKSQKIRSRIGKSDSSSYSEESEGDDEVGGSSTDTSLCDEDDPNSGADKTHSSSIENSPKRRAKSSRKAKELSTKLETLNEPSDSEKERRRPKSWAPSSTEIPFMLMTSDSPTYSGDEQKTPRSHHFEELIKEEEDSSTECDRLGYKGAAASVEWSDTKFSSIAGDLATTKLGALHIQTDVLEFPVITSTSQLSPMPDIIAYLNGSNISPLPTPKPLFLDSTNSLGSGDDGEEGKRFAVSDDGVTNQYFERVNSVERPTKLDLFYSLNEEDGIRRDEDEATELVEVEKSDTVDTNSSDFCEKNGTQDGIKEIEATDADSHRRMELLMDYSEKSSAAFIAEATTELSTSLRQDKMKDSHETDDFSNTVHGKVENNEIPRGTIRDANIPGEAAAHFEENSANVEEHKAYEDKVKAKKSNTLNSACRKRRDPRRMTLTRSATIDIEERFQTMERRMSENSFRTDKVKTNGDNMFAEDSARKIPTTAELEKRLNTLEKEMNVDANVRKRFAESSEFRDLSKHKSTELTNSPFTESKHVEDSSKNFNENSIIEDLAVKPLDTDIRNSISVIVHSENTPEDALSKRASNHIYSTTKLEDRYNALERQLSSNGLPIKSSMDLRQDDKADGAKDMPTPPNTPTDGNKQNLEKGESQKKLKNEIETDEDLEKEEEVKETEKPRLKKLPSTAELEDRFNALERRMSTQKSSPCKTKKEPPDEANVEERSDTKERPKYEDSDVESVIKEKPKTFSDEDIRTEEVKENIHFAEQVELQSSTKIENAKLNEQSEKEKGHEEENVKRTREKSPGKYSAGESKQGSNLERPGHDDNGQVDTRMTTKTTKIEIDTEKKVKECKNLNDTSNGSKLENQSKERDGGHSEKPVEESKSEEAKSSGRKSPPSTEELEKRFKALEKQMSSASLVSSKEKKSTIEITKTHEVRNKERSQKSAETVKQNKSSTPTEKCQTKSEVKENPRKTENTGEKSNERLELSKESEKAKSNNIEQKKIASQSEHTKAQIQLEQSKDIPNSEPTRDANAVKNFEEKCKQVNRELTKQDGTDLDQTQNKVKIPDPKLIEVFNEKCKEVNEKLTKTTEKIEVQPEAEKSNNSLSVKSKRRASEPPSTEDLEKRYESLKRRMSTKSIAEKEHGVKVKSETVVEEESHELPEVRITTKEPKRKSLEPPSTEDLESRYEALHRRTSEQNAQRVEKEQEREKRGKKATQEKTTKATDKEKFTKAQNDKEKTAVDDTQVSSHIPVAPPMPLKDSTETPFNDEQHRALIQEFQSKIKVQPNGENLKPSDINPNRRITPERQRTSPFDGTSEAHANTAFFRSENYEPWYHQSYKMVRRFSDLPSRADLENRLQFLERQLIMKFYKQRCASDSEVASRKHFADLKSQSADDEVPTTSTRAQQQTADDLEKRVLALEKQYSENSLKLLEAVRIKEQQTAVATDSPRRLSLETVDATGKELVRYVGELEETGALKPINISINIKMMLKRNEDTDKSTKPKDNLPTAAELEKRLEVLEQQLKLSRSRREGSIDQSNDGGKQELKKSEEISDEAAVKEKTNVEVVNETPEIKKVVKEVLNEECKSDNRVSDNVSNNKDNKEKSQIKSDAFESISNKKDDKEKGEVKTDASKAEKTLENQQIARSNKECINNKEKSNDGDTSNMNSEPQQVGEHNKAQNLSKEEKTTQENGRANNISVEKDVLGKETQVESIKETETVKDYSAVQKDSNKEKQDDSKAPTKGMESHEATECIRAPTQTAIQVGTSDPNNKTMVLLLDNEPKAVKVRRLTRANTEELENLFQALEKQLSDRNLIKSEDGKLMRAANKPDVATSEESKAITQLSKEIEDFTKSDKSAKEDEATPKKCADASKTPTAEDYDWGTDPVKRHLKRKTAHLPSTKELEARFRSLERQIKLLEDVEKIDVEQRLNEIERKIKMQYSLSHEKDLTKFLELCEGKNLDELPEAISAARDKYQPDEAGAARTPTPKKDRSPYTSPLRNKEKTPYTSPAQTPRQSRSPKRHTSPGRVQYEDMNASGSKSPKRRVSPGHVRYEDPNIPSTEDLEYRFRALELPRSKSRESLNSKAHRNVGDSKKSLIHPLEMLLDPSPDEDAIPTTGELEHRIRVLDGKRKTPSPSRRPRSRSPTIEDIKNRKLAEEQLPRTPIHNLEKLVASPTKRGLPTAEELEARMRALEEEHCFDFKMQKSYQEFNRKLKDVVSPSLSFEEFKTSKSREESPRRGEANRSTTPKSVLRDTASIYEDVQYRSTSPKAIRFRDEAADYVPSMPYRPKSRTNIRDVTGRMTLTDSCSSINAIGHQTEGLDEFGSRLMRETSPLQRTGSHTGIPLRTNDNINERLDSIKNTIKSIDTLCEEKPYHKERCQRYIDSLFSDSIHFASKKTSLEDLSHSENRVHEYGPSIRVSDHSQRHSDYLYGRTIGSADSIRSTSPLRAASPLHHRSNRDIRREISPRRRREEEHEEYQSRLG
- the LOC106622319 gene encoding microtubule-associated protein futsch isoform X4 — translated: MFDFSSLKFASCAKDLEHFSARKLIDISAILKVEIRLMGHFLERVLISRERNRRHQDTLCGFVDALLYVRYHNVHPKMRFSLSPPPSSKSASVITSPTNMQANYAQSNYNEPRVSGVGARSDDDISPAKATAAPTVAAAPAKHDVDDEAASDYNQWLHAMKLVARLPGGMPPEFRRKLWLSLADKYLTSKNVDWAKEEEKCFCEKWREDDEELGIQIVKDLHRTGSNLCTGPAATINQAKLKRILLGYARYNPEVGYCQGFNMLGALILQVMEKEEAESMKVMIYLVEGVLPPGYFHGSMGGLQADMAVFRELMQTKLPRLAKHLQKLQGPSENAFEPPLTNVFTMQWFLTMFCTCLPMSCVLRVWDLVLIEGSDVLLRTALVLWSLLEDRVLSTRTADDFYGKMGSFSSELLNGHLIDSNGLIEKVVQLGPIPDIQKLRDKHLYNITPLHHKQGLQFYYDDEEPGSDEESRLAVATVWGMPWGRRGSQGQTTNATKQVTENKERLALDISLLKKQYDRLRERQRQAHIILTTACSTARQSAIATTSTQSNQSVAMNQLLLGRAAIVTNKGRRPPPGAIPPARKPSLPTVLHSRQPVRQLRRGETLHWRDADISKRRRDSLTWKEIKADRATLLRDGVDAVPKSQKIRSRIGKSDSSSYSEESEGDDEVGGSSTDTSLCDEDDPNSGADKTHSSSIENSPKRRAKSSRKAKELSTKLETLNEPSDSEKERRRPKSWAPSSTEIPFMLMTSDSPTYSGDEQKTPRSHHFEELIKEEEDSSTECDRLGYKGAAASVEWSDTKFSSIAGDLATTKLGALHIQTDVLEFPVITSTSQLSPMPDIIAYLNGSNISPLPTPKPLFLDSTNSLGSGDDGEEGKRFAVSDDGVTNQYFERVNSVERPTKLDLFYSLNEEDGIRRDEDEATELVEVEKSDTVDTNSSDFCEKNGTQDGIKEIEATDADSHRRMELLMDYSEKSSAAFIAEATTELSTSLRQDKMKDSHETDDFSNTVHGKVENNEIPRGTIRDANIPGEAAAHFEENSANVEEHKAYEDKVKAKKSNTLNSACRKRRDPRRMTLTRSATIDIEERFQTMERRMSENSFRTDKVKTNGDNMFAEDSARKIPTTAELEKRLNTLEKEMNVDANVRKRFAESSEFRDLSKHKSTELTNSPFTESKHVEDSSKNFNENSIIEDLAVKPLDTDIRNSISVIVHSENTPEDALSKRASNHIYSTTKLEDRYNALERQLSSNGLPIKSSMDLRQDDKADGAKDMPTPPNTPTDGNKQNLEKGESQKKLKNEIETDEDLEKEEEVKETEKPRLKKLPSTAELEDRFNALERRMSTQKSSPCKTKKEPPDEANVEERSDTKERPKYEDSDVESVIKEKPKTFSDEDIRTEEVKENIHFAEQVELQSSTKIENAKLNEQSEKEKGHEEENVKRTREKSPGKYSAGESKQGSNLERPGHDDNGQVDTRMTTKTTKIEIDTEKKVKECKNLNDTSNGSKLENQSKERDGGHSEKPVEESKSEEAKSSGRKSPPSTEELEKRFKALEKQMSSASLVSSKEKKSTIEITKTHEVRNKERSQKSAETVKQNKSSTPTEKCQTKSEVKENPRKTENTGEKSNERLELSKESEKAKSNNIEQKKIASQSEHTKAQIQLEQSKDIPNSEPTRDANAVKNFEEKCKQVNRELTKQDGTDLDQTQNKVKIPDPKLIEVFNEKCKEVNEKLTKTTEKIEVQPEAEKSNNSLSVKSKRRASEPPSTEDLEKRYESLKRRMSTKSIAEKEHGVKVKSETVVEEESHELPEVRITTKEPKRKSLEPPSTEDLESRYEALHRRTSEQNAQRVEKEQEREKRGKKATQEKTTKATDKEKFTKAQNDKEKTAVDDTQVSSHIPVAPPMPLKDSTETPFNDEQHRALIQEFQSKIKVQPNGENLKPSDINPNRRITPERQRTSPFDGTSEAHANTAFFRSENYEPWYHQSYKMVRRFSDLPSRADLENRLQFLERQLIMKFYKQRCASDSEVASRKHFADLKSQSADDEVPTTSTRAQQQTADDLEKRVLALEKQYSENSLKLLEAVRIKEQQTAVATDSPRRLSLETVDATGKELVRYVGELEETGALKPINISINIKMMLKRNEDTDKSTKPKDNLPTAAELEKRLEVLEQQLKLSRSRREGSIDQSNDGGKQELKKSEEISDEAAVKEKTNVEVVNETPEIKKVVKEVLNEECKSDNRVSDNVSNNKDNKEKSQIKSDAFESISNKKDDKEKGEVKTDASKAEKTLENQQIARSNKECINNKEKSNDGDTSNMNSEPQQVGEHNKAQNLSKEEKTTQENGRANNISVEKDVLGKETQVESIKETETVKDYSAVQKDSNKEKQDDSKAPTKGMESHEATECIRAPTQTAIQVGTSDPNNKTMVLLLDNEPKAVKVRRLTRANTEELENLFQALEKQLSDRNLIKSEDGKLMRAANKPDVATSEESKAITQLSKEIEDFTKSDKSAKEDEATPKKCADASKTPTAEDYDWGTDPVKRHLKRKTAHLPSTKELEARFRSLERQIKLLEDVEKIDVEQRLNEIERKIKMQYSLSHEKDLTKFLELCEGKNLDELPEAISAARDKYQPDEAGAARTPTPKKDRSPYTSPLRNKEKTPYTSPAQTPRQSRSPKRHTSPGRVQYEDMNASGSKSPKRRVSPGHVRYEDPNIPSTEDLEYRFRALELPRSKSRESLNSKAHRNVGDSKKSLIHPLEMLLDPSPDEDAIPTTGELEHRIRVLDGKRKTPSPSRRPRSRSPTIEDIKNRKLAEEQLPRTPIHNLEKLVASPTKRGLPTAEELEARMRALEEEHCFDFKMQKSYQEFNRKLKDVVSPSLSFEEFKTSKSREESPRRGEANRSTTPKSVLRDTASIYEDVQYRSTSPKAIRFRDEAADYVPSMPYRPKSRTNIRDVTGRMTLTDSCSSINAIGHQTEGLDEFGSRLMRETSPLQRTGSHTGIPLRTNDNINERLDSIKNTIKSIDTLCEEKPYHKERCQRYIDSLFSDSIHFASKKTSLEDLSHSENRVHEYGPSIRVSDHSQRHSDYLYGRTIGSADSIRSTSPLRAASPLHHRSNRDIRREISPRRRREEEHEEYQSRIDN